AGCGGCCCGCCGATGCCGCGGTCGAGGGCGATGCGCGCGCAGCGCAGGGCGTCGATGATCACGCCCGCGGAGTTCGGGGAGTCCCACACCTCGAGCTTCAGCTCGATGCTGAGCGGGACGTCGCCGAAGTTGCGGCCCTCGAGACGGAGGTAGGCCCACTTGCGGTCCTCGAGCCAGGCGACGTGGTCGGACGGTCCGATGTGCACCGAGTCACTGGCGATGCCGCGGGCGATCTGGCTCGTCACCGCCTGGGTCTTCGAGACCTTCTTCGACTCGAGGCGGTCGCGCTCGAGCATGTTCATGAAGTCCATGTTGCCGCCGACGTTGAGCTGGTAGGTGCGGTCGAGGACCGTGCCGCGGTCCTCGAGCAGTCGGGCGAGGACGCGGTGCACGATCGTGGCGCCGACCTGGCTCTTGATGTCGTCGCCCACGATCGGCACCCCGGCGTCGGCGAAGCGCTGCGCCCAGGCCGGGTCCGAGGCGATGAAGACGGGGATGGCGTTGACGAACGCGACGCCCGCCTCGAGGGCGGCGTTCGCGTAGTGCTTCTGCGCGGCCTCCGAGCCGACGGGGAGGTAGGCGACGAGGACCTCCGCCCCGCTGCGCCGCAGCACCGTCGCGACGTCGACCGGCTCCTCGGGCGACTCCTCGATCGCCCGGCGGTAGTAGGTGCCGAGCCCGTCGAGGGTCGGGCCGCGCTCCACGGCGACCCCGAGGGTCGGCACGTCCGCGAAGCGGATCGTGTTGTTCCGGCCGGCGTGGATCGCCTTGGCGAGGTCGAGGCCGACCTTGTCGGCGTCGACGTCGAAGGCCGCGACGAACTCGACGTCGGCGACGTGGTAGCCGCCGAGCACGACGTGCATCAGGCCGGGTACCGCCTCGCCGGGCTCGGCGTCGCGGTAGTACTCGACCCCCTGGACGAGCGCGCTCGCGCAGTTCCCGACGCCGGCGATGGCCACCTTGATCTTGCTCATGGACCGGTCCTTCCCTCCGTGCTCGTCGTGCCGGCGGCCGCTCGGACGCGGCCCCTGTCGTCGTCCGCCTCGGGTCCGGCGGCGGCCTCCTCGTCGCCGAGGGCCCGCCGCTCGGCAGCGAGGAGCCGCTCGATCCACGAGAGGTCGTTCGCCAGGCTCTCGGCGGCGTGCTCGGCGAGGGAGCGCTCGTAGGGGTCGAGCGGCGGTCCCTGCGCGGAGCGCGCCGCCCGCCG
The window above is part of the Acidimicrobiales bacterium genome. Proteins encoded here:
- a CDS encoding inositol-3-phosphate synthase, giving the protein MSKIKVAIAGVGNCASALVQGVEYYRDAEPGEAVPGLMHVVLGGYHVADVEFVAAFDVDADKVGLDLAKAIHAGRNNTIRFADVPTLGVAVERGPTLDGLGTYYRRAIEESPEEPVDVATVLRRSGAEVLVAYLPVGSEAAQKHYANAALEAGVAFVNAIPVFIASDPAWAQRFADAGVPIVGDDIKSQVGATIVHRVLARLLEDRGTVLDRTYQLNVGGNMDFMNMLERDRLESKKVSKTQAVTSQIARGIASDSVHIGPSDHVAWLEDRKWAYLRLEGRNFGDVPLSIELKLEVWDSPNSAGVIIDALRCARIALDRGIGGPLLGPSAYFMKSPPVQYRDEEARRLVEDFAAGGPA